In Nicotiana tabacum cultivar K326 chromosome 17, ASM71507v2, whole genome shotgun sequence, one DNA window encodes the following:
- the LOC107798670 gene encoding RING-H2 finger protein ATL46-like, producing MICLFTEVRAQRLDFGHTDLKMSWIQHRKGGAFAYSPHLSPPSHSSFGPTSNLHKEPGHSSSSGNKISPAVLIIIVILAVIFFISGLLHLLVRFLIKKPSSASPQTDGNLEISSSEALQRQLQQLFHQHDSGLDQSFIDALPVFVYKEVMGPKEPFDCAVCLCEFSDKDKLRLLPTCSHAFHINCIDTWLLTNSTCPLCRGTLFDPRFLSESPISDLDDPKEDDGCRVNRDHGLSAAQKTIDIEESAVDIATFPVRLGKFRKLYDGAEEGEGETSSSNLDARRCYSLGSYQYVVGDFNLKVDLSNEQNACNVKLAKLRERCVNLSTERDGEGKRIGIGTKTDSYSFSKIWLWSKKGKFASSSECQTENPPPKIDLPWLAKTESN from the coding sequence ATGATCTGTTTATTTACAGAAGTTAGAGCACAAAGATTGGATTTTGGGCATACCGATTTGAAAATGTCTTGGATTCAACATAGAAAAGGTGGTGCCTTTGCATATTCCCCTCATCTATCTCCCCCATCTCATTCTTCATTTGGTCCAACTTCTAATCTTCACAAAGAGCCAGGCCATTCATCCTCTTCTGGCAACAAAATTAGTCCAGCTGTTCTTATCATTATAGTTATCTTAGCTGTTATCTTTTTCATATCAGGTCTTCTCCACTTGCTTGTTAGATTTCTTATCAAGAAACCTTCTTCAGCTTCACCACAGACTGATGGTAACCTTGAAATTTCTAGCTCCGAGGCTCTGCAAAGACAGTTGCAGCAGCTTTTCCATCAACATGACTCTGGTCTGGATCAATCATTTATTGATGCATTACCTGTCTTTGTTTACAAAGAGGTTATGGGTCCTAAAGAACCCTTTGATTGTGCTGTTTGTTTGTGTGAATTCTCTGATAAGGACAAGTTGAGGTTACTCCCAACTTGCAGCCATGCTTTTCATATCAATTGTATAGATACTTGGCTCCTAACAAACTCCACGTGCCCACTATGTCGAGGAACCCTTTTCGATCCCAGATTCTTATCGGAGAGTCCAATTTCTGATCTTGATGACCCTAAAGAAGATGACGGATGTCGTGTCAATAGAGATCATGGGTTATCTGCTGCTCAGAAAACAATTGATATAGAGGAAAGTGCAGTTGATATAGCAACCTTTCCTGTGAGGCTTGGTAAGTTTAGAAAATTGTATGATGGGGCAGAGGAGGGAGAAGGAGAGACTAGTAGTAGTAACTTGGATGCAAGGAGATGCTATTCATTGGGCTCATATCAGTATGTGGTTGGTGATTTTAATCTTAAGGTAGACTTGAGCAACGAGCAAAACGCATGCAATGTGAAGCTTGCCAAGTTGCGTGAACGGTGTGTCAATTTGTCAACTGAAAGGGATGGTGAGGGGAAAAGAATAGGTATTGGAACGAAGACTGATAGCTACTCTTTTTCCAAGATTTGGCTTTGGTCGAAGAAGGGAAAATTTGCAAGTTCTTCAGAATGCCAAACGGAGAATCCACCTCCTAAAATTGACTTACCGTGGTTGGCAAAAACAGAAAGCAATTAA